One part of the Scatophagus argus isolate fScaArg1 chromosome 12, fScaArg1.pri, whole genome shotgun sequence genome encodes these proteins:
- the LOC124067919 gene encoding C-terminal-binding protein 1 — translation MGSSHLLNKGMPLGIRPPIMNGPMHPRPLVALLDGRDCTVEMPILKDVATVAFCDAQSTQEIHEKVLNEAVGALMYHTITLMREDLEKFKALRIIVRIGSGYDNIDIKSAGELGIAVCNMPAASVEETADSTLCHILTLYRRTTWLHQALREGTRVQSVEQIREVASGAARIRGETLGLIGLGRVGQAVALRAKAFGFNVIFYDPYLADGVERSLGLQRVTTLQDLLFHSDCVSLHCSLNEHNHHLINDFTIKQMRQGAFLVNTARGGLVDEKALAQALKEGRIRGAALDVHETEPFSFSQGPLKDAPNLICTPHAAWYSEQASLEMREEAAREIRRAVTGRIPDSLKNCVNKEFLTQNNHWTGVDPATVHPELNGAYRYPPGVVSLPAGGLPPPVEGIVPSAVPITHTLPPAVTHPPHAPSPGQNTVKPPEGDREQHPNDQL, via the exons gcatcAGGCCACCCATTATGAACGGGCCTATGCACCCGCGCCCCCTGGTGGCACTGCTGGACGGGCGTGACTGCACTGTGGAGATGCCCATCCTGAAGGACGTAGCGACCGTGGCCTTCTGTGACGCTCAGTCCACACAGGAGATCCACGAGAAG gtgttgAATGAAGCTGTAGGAGCTCTGATGTACCACACCATCACTTTGATGAGAGAAGACCTGGAAAAGTTTAAAGCTCTGCGTATCATCGTCCGCATTGGCAGTGGCTATGACAACATTGACATTAAATCTGCTGGGGAACTGG GCATAGCTGTATGTAATATGCCAGCAGCCTCAGTGGAGGAGACGGCGGACTCGACGCTCTGTCACATTCTCACTTTGTACCGACGTACCACCTGGCTGCACCAG GCTCTCCGTGAGGGCACGCGGGTCCAGAGCGTGGAGCAGATTCGAGAAGTGGCGTCAGGAGCTGCGAGGATCAGAGGAGAGACGCTGGGACTTATAGGGCTTG GTCGAGTGGGCCAGGCTGTCGCCCTGCGAGCCAAGGCCTTTGGCTTCAATGTGATCTTCTATGACCCTTATTTGGCTGATGGTGTAGAGAGATCCCTGGGACTACAAAGGGTCACCACACTACAg GACCTGCTCTTCCACTCCGACTGTGTCTCTCTGCACTGCAGCCTCAACGAACACAACCACCACCTGATCAATGACTTCACCATCAAACAG ATGCGTCAGGGGGCGTTCCTGGTAAACACGGCCAGGGGGGGTCTGGTGGATGAGAAGGCCCTGGCTCAGGCCCTGAAGGAGGGGAGGATACGTGGAGCTGCTCTGGATGTTCACGAGACAGAGCCTTTCAG TTTCAGTCAGGGCCCTCTGAAGGATGCTCCCAATCTGATCTGCACCCCACATGCCGCCTGGTACAGCGAACAGGCATCGctggagatgagagaggaggcagCCAGGGAGATCCGAAGGGCTGTCACAG gtCGTATCCCAGACAGTCTGAAGAACTGTGTGAATAAGGAGTTTCTCACCCAGAACAACCACTGGACAGGAGTTGACCCAGCTACTGTCCACCCTGAGCTCAACGGGGCTTATAG gtATCCTCCAGGAGTCGTGAGCTTGCCAGCTGGAGGCCTCCCGCCTCCCGTTGAAGGCATTGTGCCCAGCGCTGTGcccatcacacacaccctcccacCTGCTGTCACACACCCTCCTCATGCCCCGTCCCCAGGACAAAATACAGTCAAGCCACCAGAGGGCGACAGAGAGCAGCATCCAAATGACCAACTGTAg